From Tepidisphaeraceae bacterium, one genomic window encodes:
- the rplC gene encoding 50S ribosomal protein L3 → MTPAVLGKKVGMTRIYDEKGAIVPVTVVQVEPNAITQVKTVETDGYNAVQLGFGEIKPKYSTFPLIGHAAKSGSAPRKHFREINLKGTPTDKALGDLVTVEIFDGVQFVDVIGTSKGKGTAGVMKRHHFGGQPASHGTERKHRSPGSLASRATWRGQSGKPKKGVRMAGHMGMDQVTTRNHPLVKVDTANNLLLIKGSLPGPNGTVLFVRKSITAKVKAAE, encoded by the coding sequence ATGACACCAGCAGTTCTGGGCAAGAAAGTCGGCATGACGCGCATTTACGACGAGAAGGGCGCAATCGTGCCCGTCACTGTCGTACAGGTCGAGCCGAACGCGATCACGCAGGTGAAGACGGTCGAGACCGACGGCTACAATGCCGTGCAGCTCGGCTTCGGTGAGATCAAGCCGAAGTACAGCACCTTCCCGCTCATCGGCCACGCCGCCAAGTCCGGCAGCGCCCCCCGCAAGCACTTTCGCGAAATCAACCTGAAGGGCACGCCCACCGATAAGGCCTTGGGCGACCTGGTGACGGTCGAGATCTTCGACGGCGTGCAGTTCGTCGACGTGATCGGCACCAGCAAGGGCAAGGGCACTGCCGGCGTTATGAAGCGCCACCACTTCGGTGGTCAGCCCGCCTCGCACGGTACCGAGCGTAAGCACCGCTCGCCCGGTTCGCTCGCCAGCCGCGCCACCTGGCGTGGTCAGAGCGGTAAGCCCAAGAAGGGCGTCCGCATGGCCGGTCACATGGGCATGGACCAGGTCACCACCCGCAATCACCCCCTCGTCAAAGTCGATACCGCTAATAACCTGCTGCTGATCAAGGGCTCGCTTCCGGGCCCCAACGGTACGGTTCTGTTCGTGCGGAAGTCGATCACCGCGAAGGTGAAGGCTGCTGAATAG
- the rpsJ gene encoding 30S ribosomal protein S10, with the protein MTGDRIRIRMEAYDHRALDSSAKEIVEHAKRTNARVCGPIPMPTRVERYTVLRSPHIDKKSREQFEMRTHKRVIDIFEPTARTIEALNRLVVPAGVFVKIKA; encoded by the coding sequence ATGACAGGCGATCGGATTCGAATTCGGATGGAAGCATACGATCACCGGGCCCTCGATAGCTCGGCCAAGGAGATCGTCGAGCACGCCAAGCGTACCAACGCCCGCGTGTGCGGTCCCATTCCGATGCCGACCCGCGTGGAGCGCTACACCGTGCTCCGCAGCCCGCACATCGACAAGAAGTCCCGCGAGCAGTTCGAGATGCGCACGCACAAGCGCGTGATCGACATCTTCGAGCCCACCGCCCGCACGATCGAAGCGCTCAATCGCCTCGTCGTACCGGCTGGCGTCTTCGTGAAGATCAAGGCCTAG